In Thamnophis elegans isolate rThaEle1 chromosome 13, rThaEle1.pri, whole genome shotgun sequence, one DNA window encodes the following:
- the HVCN1 gene encoding voltage-gated hydrogen channel 1, which yields MSMYLKHFTVVGDDTAQWNNDYKKWKEEETEEEGEGKPPEVTVKVESAPRRPTFREVMKRLFESHKFQIVVVCLVILDAVLVLGELLLDLKIIHPDKEEIAPRVLHYLSLSILSLFLVELSLKLFAYRLEFFHHKFEVLDAVVVVVSFILDIVVISQEHQFEALGLLILLRLWRVARIINGIILSVKTRTEQHISKLKQANLQLSSKVQQLESSCAEKEIEIERLNNLMKQHGLLNQAK from the exons ATGTCGATGTATCTGAAACACTTCACGGTGGTGGGAGACGACACTGCCCAGTGGAACAACGACTACaagaaatggaaggaggaagagaccgaagaggaaggagaagggaagccgCCGGAGGTCACGGTTAAAGTTGAATCGGCGCCCAGGCGCCCAACCTTCCGAGAGGTTATGAAAAGGCTCTTCGAATCCCACAAGTTCCAG ATCGTGGTGGTTTGCCTGGTGATCCTGGATGCTGTGTTGGTGCTGGGAGAGCTGCTTCTGGATCTGAAGATCATTCACCCGGACAAAGAGGAGATCGCACCAAGG GTCCTCCACTACCTGAGCCTTTccatcctctccctcttcctggtGGAACTCAGCCTCAAGCTCTTCGCCTACCGCCTGGAGTTCTTCCACCACAAGTTCGAAGTCTTGGACgccgtggtggtggtggtctcCTTCATCCTGGACATCGTGGTCATCTCCCAGGAGCATCAGTTTGAAGCGCTCGGCCTGCTGATTCTGCTCCGGCTGTGGCGGGTGGCCAGGATCATCAACG GAATAATCTTATCCGTGAAGACCCGCACGGAACAGCACATCTCCAAGCTGAAGCAAGCCAATCTGCAGCTGAGTAGCAAAGTCCAGCAGCTGGAAAGCAGCTGTGCTGAGAAG